CGACGCCGTAGCCCGCGCCCAACGCGCCCTAACCGAAATCCGTCAACGCGAGCACTTCGACCAGCAGCGAGCCCACGAGGACGCCCGCGACGCCGAGGACGCCCGCGACGCCGAGCTCGCCCGCTGGCATGTCGACGACCAGGCCGACGTGCGGGCTACCGCAGCTACGCCAGCCCCAGACCTCGACCTGTCCACTCCGCTCGACTGATCCTACGTCTCGGGAGTCACGGGTGCGTCAGCCCTGGACTCGCCTACTCAGGTCGCGAGCAGCTGCTCGAAGGCTCTGAACCGGGCACGAACTGCTCCGGCAGATCCCGAACGCCAAGCCACCACGCGAGCCAGGAGTACACGCCCAGCGTGAAGCTCTCATCCCCGCGCCGACGGCCCTCCAACACCTCCACCGCCAGGAGTAGTTCGTCGGAGACAGCAGACTGATTGGCGGTACGTACCAGTGCGCGGTCCGCCCGGACGGCCAGCCGCGCCACATCCCCCATGGTCAACCCCAGCCGACGCATCGGGCGCACGTCCGTCAGCTCCAACACCCACTCCGCCGCCGCATAAGCACCAACAATCGACGGGTACTCAAACTCCAGCCGAAGCCGCACCACGCCGGCCCACGCACCCTGTACCTGCTGCCGAGTCGGCCGCGCCGTACCCGGGATCCGCACATACAAGTCCGTGACCGCCATCGCCGCACACCTCCACAAGCTGGCTCCAAGAACCACAGTCTCACTCCAGCCACCGACAGCGACGTCGCGGCCGCGAACGGCCTACTACCCCGAGGCGTTCGCCGCCGCCGAGCGGTGGTCGGCCGGGCGGTGTAGTCCAGCCGTTGCCGCACCCGCGAGACGTTCATGCCGACGTCCCTTCCCCGTGCGGCCTGCCGGCACGTCGTAGGTGGCGGTGTGCACGAACGCCTCGACGGCGAGCCGCTGCCGCTGGTCCAGGGTGAAACCGCCGGCGGCGACCGCGGCCAGCACGTCGGCGTACCGCTGCGGGGAGGTGACCACCGCGACACTGGCGTGGTTCTTGGCGGCCGCACGGGTCATCGCCGGGCCACCGATGTCGATCTGCTCGACCACCTCGTCCGGACCGGCGCCGGAGGCGACCGTCTCCGCGAACGGATAGAAGGCGATCGCCCGCTCGGTCGCCGGCACCCCGAAGAAGGTCACCCTCGAGCTGGGCGGCAAGGCCGCCAACGTCGTGTTGGACGACGCGCCGCTGGACCAGGCCGTGGAGGGCATCGTCAACGGCATCTTCTTCAACCAGGGCCACGTCTGCACACGGCCGTCACGGCGTTCGCCGACTTCATCTTCACCATCGCCCATATCCCCGCATGCCATCCGGGGGGCTCCGCCCCCCGCACCCCCGACCCTCTCTCCGAGAGCCACGAGGCACCGGCTCCGTAGGTGGTTGGGAGGGGGTCGTTCTCTCATCGATCGGGCAGCGGAGCCAAGCACCGAACCTGCCCGGCTGCAAGGGCCAAGCCTCGCTCCGCTCGGTCGCTCTACGAGCCCTTGCATCCGACCAGAACCGGCGTTTCCCCTGCGGGTGCCCGATCGACGAGAGAACGACCGGGAAGGCACCGTCCATGCGAGGGTCGGCCGTCGCAACGGGGCAACGGGGCAACGGGGCAACGGGGCAACGGGGCAACGGGGCAACGGGGCAACGGGGCAACGGGGCAACGGGGCAACGGGGGCGGAGAGGAACTCCACCGCTTGAGTTAGTCGCAGCGCGCCTACCTACCTCTGCTCCGAAGTCAAGCCGGGACGGCGGGGGAGTTCGAGTCGTAGTGCAGCTCGGAGCACGGCGCGACTTGTGGATCGAAGTGCTATTCGTGGGATGAGCCTGCCAAGCTGCCCGAACCATGCCAAGATCATCTCATCTTCATGTGCTACCCGGGGGGGTCAGATGGCTATCACTGAAGCGGTAATCGCGAAAATGCTTGGCGAGCTTGCGATGGTTGCGGCACGCCAGGTGGGACGGACACCGAAACCCGATTATTTGAATGTAGAAGACGTTGCCATCGCGGTCCGGGACGCTTCAGGCGAGATAGTTGGCCTCTTAGGCTCCAACCATATGCAGATATTTGTAAAATTTCTGAAGAGTCCGGAAGTTCAAGGGCTAATACGCTCCTATTTCCTATGCCAACTGGCTGAAAAAGACGGCTATCCGGTGACGGAAATCAGAGAGGACCTAAACAGAGCGTTTTGCCAACTTGCAAAACACCACAGCGATGACGCAGATCCGTGGCACTCTATGGCGCCTGACGTATGGGACCGCCTAACCAATTTCGTGGACGAGGTGCTACCCGTAGCTGAGATCGTCGACGACGGTAGCCAGGACGATCTTGACGACCTTAGGAATCTGGTGGACGGGGCGCACGTCTCCGGCGAGCTTCGAACGACCCCTCCCCGATACCTGCGCGAAGTCGCTGACATCTCAGGCGACTTGACTAGACTTCTCACGATCAGTCAACACATCTCAGATATTAGACTTCAGCTGAGGGATCATTACTCGCAAATGAGATTGGAGCACGCGCAAGAAGATCATCGATATGAAATGGCCGATCTCTATATTGAAAGGACGTTGTTATCCGAAAGAACTGGCCGCGACGTGGACAGCTCCCAACTGCTACAGCCGGAGCGGCGGCTGAGGTGGATCGTCACAGGCGACCCAGGTGTCGGGAAGAGCACCTTCACGGAGCATGCAATTCGGACTATTTGTTCGAGACCCGAACTTGACATTGTGGCGCCACTTGTAATTAGGGGGCGTGAGTATGCAAGCAGTGGGTATCTTCCGCTTATTGACGAATTGCGCCGAGTCCTTTCGAAGCGCTTCAACCTCCGACTATCGACGGCTAGCGTCGAAGACATCTTGGTGATGGGGAGGGGAATTTTCGTCGTAGATGGTATCGATGAGGTTCTCGACCTAGGGCTCCGACGAGATCTTATACGCGAAATAGAGAGCTTCTCCCGCCAGTACCCACTGTGCACCGTCCTAGCTACTAGCCGTAACGTCGGATACGGTCAGGCTCGGTTTGATCACAAGTTTTTTGATCGCTACCATCTGAAGGCCTTCACCGACGAGCAAGTTCAAGACTACTCGGAGCGATGGTTCAAGCTTGTTGGACGGCCCAAAAGTGATCTGACAAAGTTCATTAGTGAACTCGAATCAATTCCAGATCTTCGGGCAAATCCATTGATGCTTTCCCTTCTCTGTATTCTTTTCAGAGCGCGAGGGTACATCCCTAGGAACAGGAGGCAGGTGTACGCGGCTTGTGCCGACCTCCTATTTCGTCGCTGGGATTCTATGCGTCATATAGCGCAGCCATATGATCACGAACATTATGGCGAGACGTTAATGCAGGAGATTGCTGGATGGTTTTATAAAAGCAGAAGTGCGCAGAGTGGCGTAGAAGAGAGGCAGATCGAGAAGGTAATCAGTACGTTCTTCGTCGATACTGCGGGAGTTCTGCCGACCGAAGCGCAGAAGCGTGCGCGGGATTTCCTAGAGTTCTGCGCCGGCCGCGCGTGGCTATTGGCTGTTTCCGGTACCAATGACCGGAACCAAAGGTTGTTTGTTTTCACGCACCGTACCTTCATGGAGTTCTTCGCCGCCGAGTCTTTCGTGCGAGAAACTCAGAGCATCGATCAAATAATAGATCGAGTGGCCGAGGTTTATAGGCAAGATGCGAGTTCGGTATTGCCTGACTTGATTGTTCAGTCAGCCGAAGCTCATCGGAGCCACGGGGCGCGCGATATTATTGAGGGCCTTCTCGAACGAAAGTCCACTAAGGTCGCCGACCCCTTCCTGCCTCTATGTCTACGCATAATCAATATCTCACCCGTGAATGCTGTGATCACGGAGAAGCTCTTTCGTCGGACTCTTGACCAGTGGCAACAATTCGGCCCAGATTTATTCTTGCCAACTTTTGTTGCCATTCTGGAACTTTACAGGGATCCTCGGCAGCGCTTCATCAATTTATTGACGTCTGATGTCGAAGAGCTCCAAGAGGAGGGCGTCGAAGGCTCTGAGATATTGAGCCGACCGGCAACGCAGTTTCTGCAACGATGGGCCAGGGTGTATCTAAGTGAAGGCGCCGTGAACTATCAAGAGGAGTGGGGCACTTTCGTAGCCGAGATCGCTGAAGTTGTCGCGGACTATGTCTCAGAAATTGATGACATGGCACTAATCCACTACCTCGTCGAAGCGGGGTTATGTACGTGGATGGATGACCGTCCTCTGACTTTGACTACTAGAGCGTTCGGACACCCGGTAGCAGGCGCCACGCTACGTTCTTTCGAACGACTCCTATTGGGTAATCAACCGACCGAATACGACGCTCGACACTTACTCGGCGTGGCTGAATACCTACATGGAGCAGCTGGAGATGTAGTAACAGAAGAATTTGCTAGTGAACTCAATTCCGTCCTGCGAGATCGGGTTACGTCTTGGCCGCATCGCGGGGGCGCGGGGGTTCTAGAAACAGAGATGGAACCTGCGGTAAGTTCGCTAGGGCTGTGGATGGGATTTGTAACATACGAGTATTCCACTTCGGTCGGGCCATATCATGAGGCTTGCAGCGATTTACTGGGTGTCGAATTGCTATCGCTTTGTGTTACCCGGGGATATCTCCTAGGAGATCACGCTGGCGATCCAGAACAGTTGACAGATGGAAATATCCGAGTACTGAGCCTAACGGAATGTCGAGCGGAGCTCGCTGGGCCGCGCGATTACCCGCATTGGTATGTCCGGTGGGCAAGGGGGGCTGTGCAGCTAGTGGAGTCTGAAGACGACGACGAAGACGATTAGGTAACAAATGGGCAGCTGCGCTGGCTAAGTGCTGCAGACGATCCGGACTTTCAGGATGAGGGCGTCCATGGCGACGAAGGTGAAGGGGCCGGCGTCGAGTGTCCGGGTGCGGAACGCCTCGACCTGCTCGTCCAGCTCCGCAGCCATCACCGACACCTGGGACTTGGACAGGCGGGGTATGCAGATTGTTCGACGAGTTTCTCTATCCGCTAGGTCGACACCCCCAGCAGGTAGCAGGTCGCTACCACGCTCGTTGGGCCTGTTCGGCCCGGCGCCGGCGTTCCACCAGCCAGTCCGGGAAGTAGGAGCCGGACCGCAGCTTGGGAATCGCGACGTCGATCGTGCCGGCACGGGTGTCGAAGTCGCGGTGGTGGTAGCCGTTGCGGGAGTTCGTACCGTTCGGGCTCGGCTGGCCATCGGGGGCGCCGCAGATCGCGTCGCCTTCCGCGCCCATCAACGCGTCGATGAACGTGGACAACAGCTCGTGCAGCAGGTCCGGCGACGCAGCCGACGGACCTGCTGCACGGATAAGTGACATTTGGTCTATGCGGCAGACCCTACGTGAAACCTGGGATCGAAGATCCTATGTGTCGAAGCCGGTGCCGTCACCAAAGAGACTCCACGACCCTGTCGCCTCGGTCGCAATACTCGTCAAGCGCGGCTGCGGCGCGCTCCGCTGATCCATCGAAGAGCCCGGCCTTCAGGGGCGGCCAATTCGAACCTTGCGCCTCGAACTCTGCTTGGATCCGGTGGTGTAGTGGGCGGTCCGAGTGTCGGTACCTCCAGGTGAACCGCCCGTACCACTGGCGGCCGACGTACCGGCTCTCCTTTTGTGCCTGGAGGTATGCATCAACGGCCAGCGCACCCAGAAGAACTTCCGTCTCATCGAACAAGTCACTGTAGTCTTCCTGGTCCGGCACAAGATCTTTTAACAGCGGCGCAAGCAGGTCGTGCAAGTGGTCTGAGATCGGCGTATGCCGCATGCCGCCACGCTGGAACCAGTCGGCAACAGCGCTGTCCTCGACCTTCGCCCCGTTGGTGGTGACCGCAAGGAGGTTCGCTGCGATCTTGAACGACTCGACGTAGTGCGGCGCCATGTAGCTGATGACCGAGTTGCGGTCGCGGTTGTACCGCACTGTCGGATCGACCGTGACCGCCTTGAGGGAGGTGTAGTTCTTCCGTGCCATTGCGCCGAGCGCGGCAGCGTACACGAGCGCCTGGACCGGATACTCCTGTATGGCGAGCAGATAGGTGTTTCCCGACCTTGGCCCGTCCACCGTCGAGGCGACCGCCCGGACCGCCTGTGTCCAGAGGGCGGCATGGTCGCCACTGCCCCACGCACAGCCGGTCACGAGGGCGCTCGCTAGCGGCTCTACGGTCAACCAATACGCGTTGAAGCGATCAACGACCCTGCGCGCGCTGGGCACGTCAGAGGTCAGGGCGATGTTTTCGGGGAAAAGCTCTTGGTTGCGGAGTTCAAAACGTGCCCGGTCAGCCTCGGACTGCA
This Actinopolymorpha cephalotaxi DNA region includes the following protein-coding sequences:
- a CDS encoding aldehyde dehydrogenase family protein, which produces MGGKAANVVLDDAPLDQAVEGIVNGIFFNQGHVCTRPSRRSPTSSSPSPISPHAIRGAPPPAPPTLSPRATRHRLRRWLGGGRSLIDRAAEPSTEPARLQGPSLAPLGRSTSPCIRPEPAFPLRVPDRRENDREGTVHARVGRRNGATGQRGNGATGQRGNGATGQRGNGATGAERNSTA
- a CDS encoding NACHT domain-containing protein; protein product: MAITEAVIAKMLGELAMVAARQVGRTPKPDYLNVEDVAIAVRDASGEIVGLLGSNHMQIFVKFLKSPEVQGLIRSYFLCQLAEKDGYPVTEIREDLNRAFCQLAKHHSDDADPWHSMAPDVWDRLTNFVDEVLPVAEIVDDGSQDDLDDLRNLVDGAHVSGELRTTPPRYLREVADISGDLTRLLTISQHISDIRLQLRDHYSQMRLEHAQEDHRYEMADLYIERTLLSERTGRDVDSSQLLQPERRLRWIVTGDPGVGKSTFTEHAIRTICSRPELDIVAPLVIRGREYASSGYLPLIDELRRVLSKRFNLRLSTASVEDILVMGRGIFVVDGIDEVLDLGLRRDLIREIESFSRQYPLCTVLATSRNVGYGQARFDHKFFDRYHLKAFTDEQVQDYSERWFKLVGRPKSDLTKFISELESIPDLRANPLMLSLLCILFRARGYIPRNRRQVYAACADLLFRRWDSMRHIAQPYDHEHYGETLMQEIAGWFYKSRSAQSGVEERQIEKVISTFFVDTAGVLPTEAQKRARDFLEFCAGRAWLLAVSGTNDRNQRLFVFTHRTFMEFFAAESFVRETQSIDQIIDRVAEVYRQDASSVLPDLIVQSAEAHRSHGARDIIEGLLERKSTKVADPFLPLCLRIINISPVNAVITEKLFRRTLDQWQQFGPDLFLPTFVAILELYRDPRQRFINLLTSDVEELQEEGVEGSEILSRPATQFLQRWARVYLSEGAVNYQEEWGTFVAEIAEVVADYVSEIDDMALIHYLVEAGLCTWMDDRPLTLTTRAFGHPVAGATLRSFERLLLGNQPTEYDARHLLGVAEYLHGAAGDVVTEEFASELNSVLRDRVTSWPHRGGAGVLETEMEPAVSSLGLWMGFVTYEYSTSVGPYHEACSDLLGVELLSLCVTRGYLLGDHAGDPEQLTDGNIRVLSLTECRAELAGPRDYPHWYVRWARGAVQLVESEDDDEDD